The following nucleotide sequence is from Oncorhynchus clarkii lewisi isolate Uvic-CL-2024 chromosome 6, UVic_Ocla_1.0, whole genome shotgun sequence.
atatatataactgtatATTCATAGatattttatactgaacaaaaataaacacaacatgtaaagtgttgatcccatgtttcatgagctgaaataaaagatcccagaaatgttacatatgaacaaaaatcttatttctctcaaatgttgagcacaaatttgtttacatccctgttagtgagagttgctcctttgccaagataatccatccacctgacaggtgtggcatatcaagcagatgattaaacagcatgatcattacacaggtgcacattgtgctggggacaataaaaggccattctaaaaatgtgcagttgtcacacaacacaatgccacagatgtctcaagttgagggagcattcaattggcacgctgactgcaggaatgtccaccagagctgttgccagagttttgaatgttaatttctcttctATAAgtcgcctccaacattgttttagagaatttggcagtacatccaaccggcttcAATAActgcagaccacttgtaaccactgcagtttggcgtcgtaactgaACAGTTTGCCCGACGTcagcattgtgaacagagtgcctcatgGTGGCTGTAGGGTTATGGTGgggacaggcataagctacggacaacgaacacaattgcattttattaatgatgatttgaatccacagagataccatgacgagatcctggaggctcattgtcgtgccattcatccgccactatcacctcatgtttcagcatgataattcacgaccccatgtcgcaagaatctgtacacaattactCAAAGCTGAAAATGTTCTAGTTCTTccagcctgcatactcaccagacatgtcacccattgaacatgtttgggatgctctggatcgacatgtacgacagtgttttccagttcccgccaatatccagcagcttcgcacagccattgaagagtgggacaacattccacaggccacaatcaatagcctgatctatgtgaaggagatgtgctgCGTTGCATTAGGCAAATGGTagtcacactagatactgactggttttctgatccacggccctagctttttttttttttatgtaaacaACAGATGGATATCTGTATTTCGTcaggtgaaatccatagattagggcctaatgaatgtatttcaattgactgattccttatatgaactgcaactcacTAAAAtctatgttgcgtttatttttgttccGTGTATAGTTTGACAATTATTTCATACTGTACAAATATCACATAAATCAATATGTACTCACTCTCTTTAGAGGGTGGGTCCTCTGTCCTTGTGAGGGCAGAGAAATGGAACAGAGCCACTGGGTTAAGAAGATCTCCTGATTCCTGGATCCCAGAGGTCACTGAGGAAACCTGGGTCTGAGCAGAAATAATAAACAGAAACGCTTACTAATATGGATTAAACACTGTGTAAAGTATCATTGCATTAAAACATTACTGGGAGAAGATAAGTGAGTGACCAAGGCTTTTACTTTCTGTGCAATGAAGCACACTGCCCAACCCGTGATGAGTTTCGAGTGTGCCGTTTTCATTTTCTCCTAAGAGGTATACCAATGAAATCGCACCTTGTTCTGCTTTGGCAGGGTCTCTGGCAGCATAACAATGATGAAGAGTAGGTCAGCAGCACTGAAGACCAGGGCCAGTACAGCTGGGCCATGGTAGAATACCTCCTCCTTACTGGAGTTAATGGCAAAGTAGGCGCCCATCAGTGGGCCTACCGTGAATCCCAACGAGAAGGCAATTCCAACCATCatctaacaacaacaaaatatgcATTGCCAAATTAAAAGAATGCATACACGAGGCCTAAAGAAAGATCAACTAGTGTATTAGTGCAATACAGAGCGCATGGTCCGTGGTTAATCATACTCCTAAATTATCAATCTCCTTTCAATCAAGATCTTTCAATCCTGAAtggcatatactgtacagtatgtctttaaaaaaaaatcatagcaTGAGCTTTATGCACAGTGCTTACCATTCCCTTGTTCCGTGCCTTCGGGCAAGGAAGGTCAGCAATCATGGCAGTGCAGAGGCTCACATTACCCTTGCAAATACCCCCAATCACCCGAGACAAAAGGAACATGCTGAAACTACGGGAAACTGCCCAGACTGCATAGGAAGACATCAATCCCAACTggaacacaaaaaaatacaaattaaaaacaTATCAAATCAGGCTGGCAAACTGGGCAAATAACTCACCGAAATGGACAGAGAGTTGCCCAAGATATGTACTGATATGTTAACCAGTTTCATAGCCATGAAAAAGCAATAAAAGTATTCTTAAATGGCAAGTCACTTATTTAAATCAACTGCATTTCTATAACATTGCACAAACTGTGGTAAGAATGAGTAGCGGTTTTCTGCCGTAATGATCCGAGGCAGCCCCAGTTAAAGGGGACGACACGAACTGCAGCAGAGAGAAGAGTGATCCAATCAGACCTGAACAATAGAATGTAGAGAGCATAATCTGTGATTATGGTCCTTTCTGGTTGGCAAATTTTAAGACATAACACAACATCTGGTCAATTTTAAGTCACACATTTTAATACACAGACACCACACTATTTCTGGCATTCACAAGACAAGCTACTATTTTGAACAATGCCATTTGTCTAAATATAGACATCAAAATATTTTGCTCAACTGTAACAACCACATGTAGTTAAATAAAGTGTGTTGTGTTACTGTACCTCCAAAGAGGACACTGTTGTATTTTGTTTCCATTGGAACTCCGACAGCTTCCCTGAACCAGTCCACAATGCTCTGTAGTGACTGATAGACACCGTCCTGTTAGGGGGAAAACgtgaaaatattttttacaaatgagcGCAAGATCTGAATCTGATAAATTTCACACACTCGATCAGCTGACAAGTGTGTCATTTTGTTACGCTGTCTCATGGAAAGGTTTAATCACACAAAGCATGCCTTGTCCTCCCTAGAGTGAGGCCCCAAATTCTGTGTACAAAGAAACGCATCAAATGTCAGTTTCTGGAGTTGGGTATATTACCAAAATGGAAAATTGCATTGATAACCCAACAATATTGCAAATATAATGCTCGTCTTTCACAATATAGTACAATGAAATTAAAGTATTTAattaatgatgataatgatggggAGGAAAACTATTTAGATTTTAAGAGGGGAGCACACATTTACTATTAACAGACATTGGCCATGTTCCAGATAATTAAAAACCGTGATGACCGTGATGCATCATGGGTAACTTTAAAGTTGGCTGAAATGTTAAACTGTAATAAAAAGGACAGCTCACTGAGCTCAGACAAACATGAGCACTTACCTCTGTTTGGCCATAGTGGTCCAGTATAGATGGGAGGAGAGGTAGGATCAGGGTGAATCCCAGTAAGTCCAAGAGGAGGGCAAAGAAAACACTCTTAATGACTCTTGAGGAGCCAACGGCCTCTTCAGATCCTGTTTCACTTGACATTGCTCCTTTCTGATTAAACTCCTTCCTTAAACAAAAACACAGGATTTTATAAAATGATAATTGTATGGGATGCATACATGGGTGTCAGCGCCTAATGGAGATGTTAATACAAAACTTTTTGAAGACGAAATGGCACTGAACTACTACCCGGCTAGCGGCCAGTCCTCAAAACGGGATATAGTTTGAGATCCCCCAACCGCAGTAGAACAAAACACAACCATGTCTCTTATGTCTACCATTTATGAAATGGATGGTTGTGCAAAAATTGTTTACTGCAAAAGTGGTTAAATTGATAGATCGTGACACCAAAAAAGTGCAGAATAATGCCTGGCTGGAGGGAGGATGGGCCGCATGTAAGCCAATATTACAAGCTCTGATATTGCAAATATTTGAAATTTAAGTAGTTCATCTTGAAAAGATAGACccgtaaacacagaaatacaatagGTGGAAATATCAAGTATGAATATTTATGATCAATGTAAGCTTTACTTTTTGGTATCTGATTAATATTCAAAATACATACAGTTACACATCTCTTGATGTTGTGGCTATTGTAATCTAAATCAGCTCTAAGACACTGAAAACTgtcttttttgttttttgttcagcCCATTCTCTTGCAATTACATTAGGGACCCCCCCTAGATTTCACTCCAAATCCAATATAGCGTCCAAAATCGAATATGGCTGCCTCAATACCATTAAATGGTTGTTTAAACACCTGTATATATGCTTTAAATGAGACATCTTTCAGATTTATGTACTGTTATGACCTGTACTCTAGACTATTTTTGTGCAATTCAACTATGTTGGGAATCCAATATACCTACCATAATTACACCATCTCCTTTGTCTGGATATAGAAAAGACAACAGACAGCTTGGCATGGCAACACCAAGTACTCCAAGTCACAAGCCTCTGAAGATCAAGGAAGCAACTCGGGGGCTCCAATGAAAGGGAAGATAATCCAACCCACGACTCTGACACCCTCTCCTGAGCTCTACACCCCACGGTGTACCTCCAGGATAGGGCTCTAAAAACACCTCCTTATCATTTACAAGTGAGCGTTGATTCATGGCTAGTCCGATATGGGTGCCTGAATCTAACATGACCTTCTGCTGGCTCACTGCATTCATGATGcacatttgttatttatttaaccaggtaggctagttgagaacaagttctcatttgcaactgcgacctggccaagataaagcaaagcagttcgacacatacaacatcagagttacacatggaataaacaaacatacagtcaataatacagtagaaaaagtatatattcagtatgtgcaaatgaagtaggataagggaggtaaaggcaataaataggccatggtggcaaagggttagggttagggttattacaaaatagcaattaaacactggaatggtagatgtgcagaagataaatgtgcaactagagatactggagtgcaaaggagcaagataaataaataaataaatacagtatggggatgaggtagttggatgggctatttacagatgggctatgtacaggtgcagtgat
It contains:
- the LOC139411951 gene encoding major facilitator superfamily domain-containing protein 10 isoform X1, whose product is MPLDLGKEFNQKGAMSSETGSEEAVGSSRVIKSVFFALLLDLLGFTLILPLLPSILDHYGQTEDGVYQSLQSIVDWFREAVGVPMETKYNSVLFGGLIGSLFSLLQFVSSPLTGAASDHYGRKPLLILTTLGLMSSYAVWAVSRSFSMFLLSRVIGGICKGNVSLCTAMIADLPCPKARNKGMMMVGIAFSLGFTVGPLMGAYFAINSSKEEVFYHGPAVLALVFSAADLLFIIVMLPETLPKQNKTQVSSVTSGIQESGDLLNPVALFHFSALTRTEDPPSKEKMQNLKVLGLIYFTYLFLFSGLEFTLSFLTHQRFQFTSMQQGKMFFFMGITMALIQGGYARRIKPGHHIRTVRLAIILLIPAFALIGLAWNLKMVYIGLILYSFAAAIVVPCLTTLVSDHGSANQKGTVMGILRSLGALARALGPIVASSVYWIAGAETCFIISSTSFIIPLVLLRRLGGLKQE
- the LOC139411951 gene encoding major facilitator superfamily domain-containing protein 10 isoform X2, which translates into the protein MSSETGSEEAVGSSRVIKSVFFALLLDLLGFTLILPLLPSILDHYGQTEDGVYQSLQSIVDWFREAVGVPMETKYNSVLFGGLIGSLFSLLQFVSSPLTGAASDHYGRKPLLILTTLGLMSSYAVWAVSRSFSMFLLSRVIGGICKGNVSLCTAMIADLPCPKARNKGMMMVGIAFSLGFTVGPLMGAYFAINSSKEEVFYHGPAVLALVFSAADLLFIIVMLPETLPKQNKTQVSSVTSGIQESGDLLNPVALFHFSALTRTEDPPSKEKMQNLKVLGLIYFTYLFLFSGLEFTLSFLTHQRFQFTSMQQGKMFFFMGITMALIQGGYARRIKPGHHIRTVRLAIILLIPAFALIGLAWNLKMVYIGLILYSFAAAIVVPCLTTLVSDHGSANQKGTVMGILRSLGALARALGPIVASSVYWIAGAETCFIISSTSFIIPLVLLRRLGGLKQE